Below is a genomic region from Gillisia sp. Hel_I_86.
AAATTTCCAGATGAGCCTCGGCAATTATTCCCTCAATGAGGGATTAATAAGTTAGTTGTCCTTATACTTTTCAAACCAAGATAGGATTGCCGCTACTTTAGCAACAAGGTTACTTGGCCTATTTGCTATTCCGTGTCCGGAACCGGGAATTCGAACCATTGCGGTTTCTACCCCTTCTAATTTCAAAGCGCTATAAAATTGTTCAGATTCCGCAATTGGAGTTCTGTAATCTTCTTCTCCAGTTAACAACATCGTTGGGGTGGTAATATTTGCCACATAGTTTAAAGGGGATCTCTTGAAATAACTTTCCGGGTCTTCCCAAGGTTTTTTACCAAACCAGTATTTGGCAAAGAACCCAGGGTTATCTGCATATAACACAAAGCTGGTCCAGTTTATAACAGGTTTTGCAACAACTGCAGCTTTAAACCTCTCAGTTTTCCCAACTATCCATGCGGTTAATACTCCACCGCCGCTACCTCCGGTAACAAATAAATTTTCCTTATCTATATACCCTTTTTCAAGCACGGCATCTACTCCAGACATTAAATCATGATAATCGTTATTGGGATAATCATGATGTATTAAATTCCCGAATTCTTCTCCATAACCTGTACTTCCCCTAGGATTGGTGTAAAGAACAACGTAGCCGGCAGCTGCCATTAGCTGTATCTCTGCTGAAAACACATTTCCATAACTTGCAAAAGGCCCACCATGGATTTCTAGGATCATCGGGTATTTTTTGTTCGGATCGAAATCGGGCGGAGTTACGATCCAACCTTGAATATCCCTTTTATCCACAGAAGACTTCCACCAGATCTCTTCCACCTTTCCAAGTTTTTTGAACGAAAGCAGGTCACTGTTTACATCGGTTAGCACTCTGTCATTTCCATTGTTTCCAACCCCCAGATCAGATAACATTGCATTTTTCCCGGAAGTAAAAGCATAATTCCCATTTTCTGCAATGCTATAGGATGCTGCATTATAAGGCCTTCCCAATGAAAGTCCTCCCATATCTTTGGTGATCCCTTTAACTTTGCCACTCGTAGAAATATAACCAAGTTTTGTATTGCCTTTATCGTTATATTGAAAATATAGGCCATTGCTATTTTTATCCCAAGAAATATCACTGATATCCCTATCAAATTCTTCTGAAATGTTTTTACTTCCGCTACCATCGGTGTTCATAATATATAACTGACTCAGTTGATAACCTTGTAATCTATCATCGAAGCCTAAATATGCTATTTTTTTACCATCTGTGGAAATTATAGGATCGCTGTCTGGACCTTGTCTCTCCGTTAGCATTGTTATTTTTCCATCTGTAATATTCAGTTTGTGAATTTCTGAATTCATCGGGTCTAACTCATGATCTTCCTTGAGATTTGCTGAAAAATATAGGTTTTTACCATCCTTACCCCAAATTGGTGCTCCGTGATCAAAACCGGTAAAAGTAAGTTGTCTTGGTGTATGTCCATCTATTGAAACTATAAACAATTGGGTGTTTCCACTTTTTAAGTAACCCGCACCATCTGCCCGATAGTTCATATCTGTGATATACTTGGGAGCCTCGTTCCATTTGGCACCTTCCGGCTTCTTTGGCATTTTTATAGGTGAAGCATTCTCTTTAGTTACAAATTTTGAAAATGCGATAAACTTGCTGTCTGGAGACCAGGAAATTGCTCCCGGTAGATCGTTGGAATTGGATAGTACCAAAGGTTGTTTGGAATCCAA
It encodes:
- a CDS encoding S9 family peptidase; this translates as MKKLTFLFLLTSQLLVAQQSDKLELLDIFNLEYISDPQISPDGKQVVYVRNFKDVMTDKNLSNLWIVNFDGTQNRPLTTGNTLDNYPRWSPDGKKLLFKSNRDGEMRLYLMWLDSKQPLVLSNSNDLPGAISWSPDSKFIAFSKFVTKENASPIKMPKKPEGAKWNEAPKYITDMNYRADGAGYLKSGNTQLFIVSIDGHTPRQLTFTGFDHGAPIWGKDGKNLYFSANLKEDHELDPMNSEIHKLNITDGKITMLTERQGPDSDPIISTDGKKIAYLGFDDRLQGYQLSQLYIMNTDGSGSKNISEEFDRDISDISWDKNSNGLYFQYNDKGNTKLGYISTSGKVKGITKDMGGLSLGRPYNAASYSIAENGNYAFTSGKNAMLSDLGVGNNGNDRVLTDVNSDLLSFKKLGKVEEIWWKSSVDKRDIQGWIVTPPDFDPNKKYPMILEIHGGPFASYGNVFSAEIQLMAAAGYVVLYTNPRGSTGYGEEFGNLIHHDYPNNDYHDLMSGVDAVLEKGYIDKENLFVTGGSGGGVLTAWIVGKTERFKAAVVAKPVINWTSFVLYADNPGFFAKYWFGKKPWEDPESYFKRSPLNYVANITTPTMLLTGEEDYRTPIAESEQFYSALKLEGVETAMVRIPGSGHGIANRPSNLVAKVAAILSWFEKYKDN